The Trichoderma atroviride chromosome 5, complete sequence genome contains a region encoding:
- a CDS encoding uncharacterized protein (EggNog:ENOG41), translating into MTSASSSSSSSTSYSTSSSTSSSSRGGPLPPQQQQLQQQLQQQPQQSLPPPPPQQNKLQKLPPQQPQQLLQQQQQQPQGHQPPQQFQQPGDFDSASSSTSTAGARQSQRYSLHNLLNISQTSLHDQPGHHQNQPQQQQQPPAAGQSAATSKKRSAQKIIKGLFSGRGHDSHRDQQNPSSSASYDNTVGLARRPSKRVSTLGQQHQPPPNLKTGLSAVSDRDWHSHTHTPSSSVHQTSPLQGVGEAEEYYAADHQYHDLQHQQQQQPDLRVDPRHSVPPINTARGIGALDDISSPYDDAVYHAPPPSALHHPSPSLSQHQNSPSQLQPQPQPHVLASQESLQPQHHQQQLQQQQQQQQLRYDPQQQHQQQAAYDQQLPPPPASSQQYYSNANSPQDQYQQTTDPRIVTTHLVTGSQQQQNPETVSQLSRESPAPDSDQRSLNQQPSPAIHYSVPQAHDQSSNVALPPSQPANQQQLSQPAMAPPGGGGVPTNRRPADAEKALPGAPPGYRHTHTNSNNLNAPGASLQPGQQPASSTSGAAVASGAAAGAGAAAAGAPPRYEAATGDQGRNSPQPSTHERDSTESDKAFKELLTKYKNVKRLYFDGKSQIEQLNGQVEHLQNAVANQRMSQSRTALDDNEYVNRFNRLNGAINNLAFNIRKDWRRLPLWLENYVSPDALKTGKQEMTAVGRAVITKWIVDEVFNKCFHPDLDAALSSQLKEIELNIRGNAYTMHSQEEFDALTTKVVNWRMATLDGLQQKLSSSAAADNRASLITKTQTNLTAHLYQFLIEPPPAGVDGSTSMIMELAVGIAANMPRESRDVTIQYPLPGDVLQAGVMDVEKTPLPPLDGQKEGESSKPDSDADKDKSSSSGDSSKAGFAKDASRVRFAGFVALEVRGRQVLVKAPVWAM; encoded by the exons ATGACGagcgccagctccagcagctccagcagcaccagttacagcaccagcagcagcacttccagctccagcagggGGGGTCCCCTAccaccgcagcagcaacagctacaACAACAGCTacaacaacagccacaacagtcgctgccaccaccgccgcctcaaCAAAacaagctgcagaagctgcctcctcaacagccgcagcagttattgcaacaacaacagcaacaaccgCAGGGTCATCAACCTCCGCAGCAGTTCCAGCAGCCCGGCGACTTTGACTCCGCTTCGTCCTCCACCTCGACCGCCGGGGCCCGTCAGAGCCAGCGCTACAGCCTCCACAACCTGCTAAACATCTCGCAGACGTCGCTGCACGACCAGCCCGGCCATCACCAGaaccagcctcagcagcagcagcaacctccGGCTGCCGGCCAGTCCGCTGCCACGTCCAAGAAGCGCTCGGCCCAAAAGATCATCAAGGGCCTCTTCTCCGGCCGCGGCCACGACAGCCACCGCGATCAGCAGAACCCCTCATCGTCAGCGTCTTACGATAACACCGTGGGACTCGCCCGCAGGCCGTCCAAGAGGGTCAGCAcgcttggccagcagcatcagccgccgccaaaccTCAAGACCGGCCTCTCCGCCGTGTCAGACCGCGATTGGCACTCGCACACGCACACGCCTAGCTCGTCCGTGCACCAGACGTCGCCGCTGCAAGGAGTGGGCGAGGCTGAAGAGTACTACGCTGCCGACCACCAGTATCACGAcctgcagcatcagcaacagcaacaaccgGATCTGCGAGTCGACCCGCGACACTCGGTGCCCCCCATCAACACCGCGCGCGGCATTGGCGCCCTAGACGACATCTCATCGCCCTACGACGACGCCGTCTACCACGCGCCCCCTCCTTCTGCGCTTCACCACCCCTCACCAAGCCTTTCCCAGCATCAGAACTCGCCAtctcagctgcagcctcagcctcagcctcacgTGCTCGCATCACAGGAATCcctgcagccgcagcatcatcaacaacagcttcagcagcagcagcagcagcagcagctccgatACGATccccaacagcagcaccaacaacaagccGCTTACGATCAGCAGCTGCCGCCCCCACCTGCATCGTCCCAGCAGTATTACAGCAACGCCAACTCACCGCAAGATCAGTATCAGCAAACCACCGATCCGCGCATCGTCACCACGCATCTAGTCACGggatcgcagcagcagcagaacccGGAAACCGTATCCCAGCTGTCGCGTGAGTCTCCAGCCCCCGACTCTGACCAGCGATCCTTGAACCAGCAGCCGTCTCCTGCGATCCACTACTCAGTGCCGCAGGCTCACGACCAGTCTTCCAACGTTGCCCTGCCGCCCTCGCAGCCCGCGAACCAACAGCAACTCTCGCAGCCCGCCATGGCTCCgcctggaggaggaggcgtaCCGACGAATCGCCGGCCGGCCGATGCTGAAAAGGCCCTGCCCGGAGCGCCGCCGGGATATCGTCACACGCACACAAATTCCAACAACCTAAACGCCCCCGGCGCATCTCTTCAGCCTGGCCAACAGCCGGCTAGCTCAACCAGCGGCGCAGCCGTTGCCTCTGGTGCCGcagccggcgccggcgctgctgccgccggtGCTCCTCCGCGATACGAAGCAGCGACTGGAGACCAAGGCCGGAATAGCCCTCAGCCTTCTACCCACGAGCGTGACAGTACCGAATCTGATAAAGCCTTTAAGGAATTGC TCACAAAGTACAAAAACGTCAAACGCCTCTATTTCGATGGCAAGTCTCAGATCGAACAGCTCAACGGCCAAGTTGAGCACCTGCAGAATGCCGTCGCCAACCAGCGCATGTCGCAGTCGCGCACCGCGTTGGACGACAACGAGTATGTCAACCGATTCAACCGACTGAACGGCGCCATCAACAATCTGGCATTCAATATCCGCAAGGACTGGCGACGCCTGCCCCTGTGGCTGGAGAACTATGTCAGCCCCGACGCTCTCAAGACAGGCAAGCAGGAGATGACGGCAGTCGGCAGAGCCGTCATTACCAAGTGGATCGTGGATGAAGTCTTCAACAAGTGCTTCCACCCAGACCTAGACGCGGCCCTTAGCTCCCagctcaaggagattgagctCAACATCCGGGGCAATGCGTACACCATGCACAGCCAGGAAGAGTTTGATGCCTTGACCACAAAGGTAGTCAACTGGCGAATGGCGACACTGGATGGCCTGCAGCAAAAGCTGAGCTCCTCAGCGGCGGCCGACAACCGAGCATCATTGATTACCAAGACGCAGACGAATCTGACCGCCCACCTGTACCAGTTCCTGATCGAGCCGCCACCGGCCGGGGTTGACGGCAGTACCTCCATGATTATGGAGCTCGCTGTCGGCATTGCGGCCAACATGCCCCGAGAGAGCCGCGACGTCACCATCCAGTATCCGCTGCCGGGCGACGTGCTGCAGGCCGGTGTGATGGACGTTGAAAAGACGCCGTTGCCTCCTCTGGACGGCCAGAAGGAGGGCGAGTCCAGTAAGCCAGACAGCGATgcggacaaggacaagagtAGCAGTAGTGGAGACTCTAGCAAGGCTG GCTTCGCCAAAGATGCCAGTCGGGTGCGGTTTGCCGGATTTGTGGCTCTCGAAGTAAGAGGACGGCAAGTCTTGGTGAAGGCACCAGTATGGGCCATGTAG
- a CDS encoding uncharacterized protein (EggNog:ENOG41) — MSRFEEKSSDLDYIDKAAECLDHMAAGIDTTGDGLCFLLWELSQPRSLGFQRKLADELHRNPGAPLDRLPYLDAVINEGLRCFPPIPMSLPRYVPPGGRSIDNFWLPEQTIVSCQAYSVHRINSDVFPDGDRFNPDRWLEQEGDADRRRMQFAFSNGGRGCVGKHLAILEMKTLLRDIYSGYSTTPHKSMKVEDMAMSDQLISSRPQAQRCLVHFHPLDVHSHQAGV, encoded by the exons ATGAGTCGCTTTGAAGAAAAGTCCAGTGACCTCGACTACATCGACAAGGCGGCAGAGTGCCTCGACCACATGGCCGCCGGCATCGACACCACCGGCGACGGgctctgcttcctcctctGGGAGCTCTCCCAGCCACGATCCCTCGGCTTCCAGCGCAAGCTCGCAGACGAGCTGCACAGAAATCCAGGAGCTCCTCTTGATCGCCTCCCATATCTCGATGCCGTGATCAACGAGGGCCTGCGGTGCTTTCCGCCGATCCCAATGTCCCTGCCGCGGTACGTTCCGCCGGGGGGCCGCTCGATAGACAACTTTTGGCTGCCCGAGCAGACGATTGTGAGCTGCCAGGCGTATTCGGTCCATCGCATCAACAGCGACGTGTTTCCGGATGGAGATCGGTTCAATCCTGATCGCTGGCTGGAGCAAGAGGGCGATGCAGACCGCAGGAGGATGCAATTTGCCTTTTCCAACggaggccgaggctgtgTTGGAAAGCA TCTCGCCATTCTTGAAATGAAGACATTGCTGCGAGATATTTATTCCGGCTACAGCACGACGCCGCACAAGTCGATGAAGGTGGAAGACATGGCCATGTCGGATCAGCTCATCTCATCGAGGCCCCAGGCCCAGAGATGTCTTGTTCATTTTCACCCGCTCGACGTGCATAGCCATCAGGCAGGTGTTTAA
- a CDS encoding uncharacterized protein (EggNog:ENOG41) encodes MTSASSSSSSSTSYSTSSSTSSSSRGGPLPPQQQQLQQQLQQQPQQSLPPPPPQQNKLQKLPPQQPQQLLQQQQQQPQGHQPPQQFQQPGDFDSASSSTSTAGARQSQRYSLHNLLNISQTSLHDQPGHHQNQPQQQQQPPAAGQSAATSKKRSAQKIIKGLFSGRGHDSHRDQQNPSSSASYDNTVGLARRPSKRVSTLGQQHQPPPNLKTGLSAVSDRDWHSHTHTPSSSVHQTSPLQGVGEAEEYYAADHQYHDLQHQQQQQPDLRVDPRHSVPPINTARGIGALDDISSPYDDAVYHAPPPSALHHPSPSLSQHQNSPSQLQPQPQPHVLASQESLQPQHHQQQLQQQQQQQQLRYDPQQQHQQQAAYDQQLPPPPASSQQYYSNANSPQDQYQQTTDPRIVTTHLVTGSQQQQNPETVSQLSRESPAPDSDQRSLNQQPSPAIHYSVPQAHDQSSNVALPPSQPANQQQLSQPAMAPPGGGGVPTNRRPADAEKALPGAPPGYRHTHTNSNNLNAPGASLQPGQQPASSTSGAAVASGAAAGAGAAAAGAPPRYEAATGDQGRNSPQPSTHERDSTESDKAFKELLTKYKNVKRLYFDGKSQIEQLNGQVEHLQNAVANQRMSQSRTALDDNEYVNRFNRLNGAINNLAFNIRKDWRRLPLWLENYVSPDALKTGKQEMTAVGRAVITKWIVDEVFNKCFHPDLDAALSSQLKEIELNIRGNAYTMHSQEEFDALTTKVVNWRMATLDGLQQKLSSSAAADNRASLITKTQTNLTAHLYQFLIEPPPAGVDGSTSMIMELAVGIAANMPRESRDVTIQYPLPGDVLQAGVMDVEKTPLPPLDGQKEGESSKPDSDADKDKSSSSGDSSKAGRLHFLFPRSGTTTPIWVYFN; translated from the exons ATGACGagcgccagctccagcagctccagcagcaccagttacagcaccagcagcagcacttccagctccagcagggGGGGTCCCCTAccaccgcagcagcaacagctacaACAACAGCTacaacaacagccacaacagtcgctgccaccaccgccgcctcaaCAAAacaagctgcagaagctgcctcctcaacagccgcagcagttattgcaacaacaacagcaacaaccgCAGGGTCATCAACCTCCGCAGCAGTTCCAGCAGCCCGGCGACTTTGACTCCGCTTCGTCCTCCACCTCGACCGCCGGGGCCCGTCAGAGCCAGCGCTACAGCCTCCACAACCTGCTAAACATCTCGCAGACGTCGCTGCACGACCAGCCCGGCCATCACCAGaaccagcctcagcagcagcagcaacctccGGCTGCCGGCCAGTCCGCTGCCACGTCCAAGAAGCGCTCGGCCCAAAAGATCATCAAGGGCCTCTTCTCCGGCCGCGGCCACGACAGCCACCGCGATCAGCAGAACCCCTCATCGTCAGCGTCTTACGATAACACCGTGGGACTCGCCCGCAGGCCGTCCAAGAGGGTCAGCAcgcttggccagcagcatcagccgccgccaaaccTCAAGACCGGCCTCTCCGCCGTGTCAGACCGCGATTGGCACTCGCACACGCACACGCCTAGCTCGTCCGTGCACCAGACGTCGCCGCTGCAAGGAGTGGGCGAGGCTGAAGAGTACTACGCTGCCGACCACCAGTATCACGAcctgcagcatcagcaacagcaacaaccgGATCTGCGAGTCGACCCGCGACACTCGGTGCCCCCCATCAACACCGCGCGCGGCATTGGCGCCCTAGACGACATCTCATCGCCCTACGACGACGCCGTCTACCACGCGCCCCCTCCTTCTGCGCTTCACCACCCCTCACCAAGCCTTTCCCAGCATCAGAACTCGCCAtctcagctgcagcctcagcctcagcctcacgTGCTCGCATCACAGGAATCcctgcagccgcagcatcatcaacaacagcttcagcagcagcagcagcagcagcagctccgatACGATccccaacagcagcaccaacaacaagccGCTTACGATCAGCAGCTGCCGCCCCCACCTGCATCGTCCCAGCAGTATTACAGCAACGCCAACTCACCGCAAGATCAGTATCAGCAAACCACCGATCCGCGCATCGTCACCACGCATCTAGTCACGggatcgcagcagcagcagaacccGGAAACCGTATCCCAGCTGTCGCGTGAGTCTCCAGCCCCCGACTCTGACCAGCGATCCTTGAACCAGCAGCCGTCTCCTGCGATCCACTACTCAGTGCCGCAGGCTCACGACCAGTCTTCCAACGTTGCCCTGCCGCCCTCGCAGCCCGCGAACCAACAGCAACTCTCGCAGCCCGCCATGGCTCCgcctggaggaggaggcgtaCCGACGAATCGCCGGCCGGCCGATGCTGAAAAGGCCCTGCCCGGAGCGCCGCCGGGATATCGTCACACGCACACAAATTCCAACAACCTAAACGCCCCCGGCGCATCTCTTCAGCCTGGCCAACAGCCGGCTAGCTCAACCAGCGGCGCAGCCGTTGCCTCTGGTGCCGcagccggcgccggcgctgctgccgccggtGCTCCTCCGCGATACGAAGCAGCGACTGGAGACCAAGGCCGGAATAGCCCTCAGCCTTCTACCCACGAGCGTGACAGTACCGAATCTGATAAAGCCTTTAAGGAATTGC TCACAAAGTACAAAAACGTCAAACGCCTCTATTTCGATGGCAAGTCTCAGATCGAACAGCTCAACGGCCAAGTTGAGCACCTGCAGAATGCCGTCGCCAACCAGCGCATGTCGCAGTCGCGCACCGCGTTGGACGACAACGAGTATGTCAACCGATTCAACCGACTGAACGGCGCCATCAACAATCTGGCATTCAATATCCGCAAGGACTGGCGACGCCTGCCCCTGTGGCTGGAGAACTATGTCAGCCCCGACGCTCTCAAGACAGGCAAGCAGGAGATGACGGCAGTCGGCAGAGCCGTCATTACCAAGTGGATCGTGGATGAAGTCTTCAACAAGTGCTTCCACCCAGACCTAGACGCGGCCCTTAGCTCCCagctcaaggagattgagctCAACATCCGGGGCAATGCGTACACCATGCACAGCCAGGAAGAGTTTGATGCCTTGACCACAAAGGTAGTCAACTGGCGAATGGCGACACTGGATGGCCTGCAGCAAAAGCTGAGCTCCTCAGCGGCGGCCGACAACCGAGCATCATTGATTACCAAGACGCAGACGAATCTGACCGCCCACCTGTACCAGTTCCTGATCGAGCCGCCACCGGCCGGGGTTGACGGCAGTACCTCCATGATTATGGAGCTCGCTGTCGGCATTGCGGCCAACATGCCCCGAGAGAGCCGCGACGTCACCATCCAGTATCCGCTGCCGGGCGACGTGCTGCAGGCCGGTGTGATGGACGTTGAAAAGACGCCGTTGCCTCCTCTGGACGGCCAGAAGGAGGGCGAGTCCAGTAAGCCAGACAGCGATgcggacaaggacaagagtAGCAGTAGTGGAGACTCTAGCAAGGCTGGTAGGTTGCATTTTCTATTCCCCCGTTCAGGGACCACAACACCAATTTGGGTATATTTCAACTGA
- a CDS encoding uncharacterized protein (TransMembrane:1 (o494-517i)~BUSCO:EOG092D13HB), protein MAEAINASDELYPIAVLIDELKHDDVLLRLNAIHRLSTIALALGAERTRDELIPFLDESVEDEDEVLVALSEELGNFIEYVGGPSWGHVLLSPLENLAAIEEPVVRDKAVESLNKICEELSPQQVEEFFIPLTIRLAKADWFTSKVSGCGLFTAPYKKVSPPVQEQLRQQFGLLVHDETPMVRRQAASNLAKFVKEMPAAIVIDEMIPLFQHLVQDDQDSVRLLTVEILIAIAEGVPKEQQAGHGVLLTSLRNLIEDKSWRVRYMIADRFEKIAKAVDEEVVSRDLVPAFVKLLKDNEAEVRTAIAGQIPGFCGLIDQQTLLNDIMGSVEDLVSDTSQHVRAALGTQISGLAPILGKQETIDHLLPMFLQMLKDEFPEVRLHIISKLELVNQVIGIEPLSVSLLPAIVNLAEDKQWRVRLAIIEYIPLLASQLGVKFFDEKLSNLCMGWLGDTVFSIREAATHNLKKLTEVFGVEWASEAIIPKVMTMGNHPNYLYRMTTCFAISTLASVVSIDVISKAILPMLDKMTDDDIPNIRFNVAKTYTVLINALQRLPEEGTLYTIEKQETPAEQATPSPRGQELIQQRILPNLTKLQKDDDVDVRYYATQAVAEATGTGASGGGEPMNTSP, encoded by the exons ATGGCCGAAGCGATAAACGCCAGCGACGAGCTCTACCCCATCGCCGTGCTCATCGATGAGCTCAAG CACGACGATGTCTTGCTCCGACTCAACGCGATCCACCGGCTCTCTACAATTGCTCTTGCCCTCGGCGCCGAGCGGACAAGAGACGAGCTGATTCCCTTTCTCGATG AGTCtgtcgaggatgaggacgaagtcTTGGTTGCTCTGAGCGAAGAGCTTGGCAACTTCATCGAATACGTTGGAGGCCCTTCGTGGGGCCACGTCCTGCTCTCCCCTCTCGAGAACCTCGCCGCCATAGAGGAGCCCGTCGTTCGAGACAAG GCCGTCGAGTCTCTTAACAAGATCTGCGAGGAGCTTTCGCCTCAACAAGTCGAAGAGTTCTTCATTCCCCTCACAATCAGACTCGCCAAGGCAGATTGGTTCACATCCAAGGTTTCCGGATGTGGCCTCTTCACAGCTCCATACAAGAAAGTGTCTCCTCCCGTCCAGGAGCAGCTCCGTCAGCAGTTTGGCCTGCTTGTCCACGATGAGACCCCCATGGTCCGACGTCAAGCCGCGTCCAACCTCGCCAAGTTTGTCAAGGAGATGCcggctgccattgtcattgaCGAAATGATTCCCCTCTTCCAGCACCTCGTTCAGGACGACCAGGACAGTGTTCGATTACTCACTGTGGAGATTCTCATTGCCATCGCCGAGGGCGTTCCcaaggagcagcaggccgGTCACGGAGTCTTGTTGACTTCGCTGCGAAATTTGATAGAGgacaagagctggagagtCAGGTACATGATTGCCGATAGATTTGAAAAG ATCGCCAAGGCAGTCGACGAGGAAGTCGTGTCCAGAGACTTGGTGCCTGCATTCGTCAAGCTTCTTAAGGACAACGAGGCGGAGGTGCGGACAGCCATTGCTGGCCAGATTCCCGGATTCTGCGGCCTCATAGACCAGCAGACTCTTCTGAACGACATCATGGGAAGCGTCGAGGACCTTGTCTCGGACACGTCGCAGCACGTGCGCGCTGCATTGGGAACTCAAATCAGTGGCCTGGCCCCCATACTGGGCAAGCAGGA GACAATCGACCATCTTCTGCCCATGTTCCTCCAGATGCTCAAGGATGAGTTCCCCGAGGTTAGACTTCACATCATCTCAAAGCTTGAGCTAGTCAATCAAG TCATTGGCATTGAGCCCCTGTCCGTCTCACTGCTGCCAGCCATCGTCAACCTGGCAGAGGACAAGCAGTGGCGAGTGCGTCTCGCCATCATTGAGTACATTCCCCTGCTGGCCAGCCAGCTCGGCGTCAAGTTCTTTGACGAAAAGCTCAGCAACCTGTGCATGGGATGGCTTGGCGACACAGTCTTTTCCATCCGCGAGGCTGCTACGCACAACCTGAAGAAATTGACTGAAGTATTTGGCGTGGAGTGGGCAAGCGAGGCCATCATCCCCAAGGTTATGACCATGGGCAACCACCCGAACTACCTGTACCGAATGACTACCTGCTTTGCCATCTCG ACTCTGGCCTCTGTTGTCAGCATAGATGTCATTTCCAAGGCAATCCTGCCCATGCTGGACAAGATGACTGACGACGACATCCCCAACATCCGGTTCAACGTGGCCAAGACGTACACGGTGCTTATCAACGCCCTGCAGCGTCTGCCCGAGGAGGGCACTCTGTACACCattgagaagcaggagaCGCCGGCCGAGCAGGCCACTCCTTCACCCCGGGGCCAAGAGCTGATTCAGCAGCGCATCTTGCCGAACCTGACCAAGCTGCAGAAGGATGACGATGTAGATGTCCGGTACTATGCGACGCAGGCGGTAGCTGAGGCGACGGGCACCGGAGCCTCAGGAGGCGGAGAGCCTATGAATACTTCACCATAG
- a CDS encoding uncharacterized protein (EggNog:ENOG41), which produces MLGVDYSAQSVALAKNIAQSRREEEEEEEASTPVNFLEWDLLNGPLSLTASPSDNANTCSPLSYTPSPSRRFDIILDKGTFDAISLSTTTSSEQQQHPCEIYRRRLLQLLSHGGIFLITSCNWTEPELRAWFADDADGELSVVGRVDYPTFTFGGGQGADD; this is translated from the coding sequence ATGCTGGGCGTGGATTATAGTGCGCAGAGTGttgcgctggccaagaatATTGCCCAGAGCaggagagaggaagaggaagaggaagaggcatcGACACCAGTCAATTTCCTCGAATGGGATCTCCTCAACGGCCCTCTATCCCTCACCGCATCTCCCTCAGACAACGCCAATACTTGCTCGCCTCTATCATACACGCCCTCCCCATCACGCCGCTTCGacatcatcctcgacaaAGGCACCTTTGACGCCATCAGCCTCTCCACAACAACCTCatcagagcagcagcagcacccttGCGAAATCTACCGCCGGcggctgctccagctgctcagccacggcggcatcttcctcatcacgAGCTGCAACTGGACCGAGCCGGAGCTGCGGGCGTGGTTCGCCGACGATGCCGACGGTGAGCTGAGCGTTGTGGGCAGGGTGGACTATCCGACGTTTACGTTTGGGGGGGGTCAAGGGGCAGACGATTAG